Genomic segment of Streptosporangium sp. NBC_01755:
ATACTTCGGCCTGGCCCGAGGTTTCCTGACCGGCAAGTACCGGCCGGGGGTCACAGTGGACAGCCCCCGCGCGGGCCAGGCGTCGGAATACCTTCGGAGCGAGCGCGGGCCGAAGGTGCTCGACGCCCTGGACAAGATCGCCGCCTCCCACGGAGCCGCCCCGGCCACCATCGCCCTCGCCTGGCTGGCCGCCCAGCCCACGGTGGCCGCGCCGATCGCCAGCGCCCGCAACGTCGAGCAGCTGCGGCCGCTGCTCGCGGTCGCCGATCTGACGCTGTCAGAGGATGAACTGGCCCTGCTGGACGAGGCGTCCCGCTAGAAGGACGACGGGGCCCGGCCGTGGTACGGCCGGGCCTCGATCGGGTTCAGGAGCTGTGCGGGGTTGGAGCCTAGTCGGTACCGGGCTCCGGTTCCGGGTCGGAGCCTAATCGGTACTGGGCTCCAGTTTCGGGTTGGTGCCGGGTTGCCGCTGGACCTCGCCGACGGGCTGGTACGAGGTGGCCTGCTCGGCCCCGATGCCGGTGAGCGAGCGGACCTCGATCTCCGCGTACTTGCCGGCGCTGTACTCCTTACTGAGACGCGCGCCGACGAACCCGGCCAGGAAGCCGAGCGGGATCGACACGATGCCGGGGTTGCTCAGCGGGAACCAGGCGAAGTTCGCATCGGGGAACAGCGCGGTGGCACTGCCCGAGACGACCGGCGAGAAGACCACCAGGAGCAGGGCCGAGACGAGGCCTCCGTAGATCGCCGAGACCGCACCCGCGGTGTTGAACCGCTTCCAGAACAGGCTGTAGAGGATCGCCGGCAGGTTCCCCGAAGCCGCCACGGCGAAGGCGAGCGCGACCAGGAAGGCCACGTTCTGCCCCTGAGCGAGAATGCCGAGCCCGATGGCGACCGCGCCGATGACGAAGGCTGAGATCCGCGCGACCAGGACCTCCTCCTTGTCCGTGACGTTGCCGCGCTTGAACACATGCGCGTACAGGTCGTGGGCGAAGGAGGAACTCGACGCCAGCGTCAACCCGGCGACGACCGCCAGGATCGTGGCGAACGCAACCGCCGCGATGACGGCCAGCAGGATCGTGCCTCCGACGTCGCCGAAGATGGTCTTACCGACCGCTTCGGCGAGCATCGGCGCCGCCGTGTTGCCTGCCTTGTCCTGCGCCAGGATCTTCTCGCCGCCGACCAGTGCCGCGGCGCCGAAGCCGAGCACCAGGGTCAGCAGGTAGAAGACGCCGATGATGCCGATGCCCCACAGGACCGACTTGCGAGCCTCCCGCGCGGTGGGCACCGTGTAGAAGCGGATCAGGATGTGCGGCAGACCTGCGGTGCCGAGCACCAGGGCCAGGCCCAGGCTGATCAGGTCGATCTTGCCCGCGATGCCCTGCGCCTCGGTGCCGTACTTCAGGCCCGCGTTGAGGAACGCGTCGCCCTTGCCGCTCTGCGCGGCGGCGTCACCCAGCAGGCCGGACAGGTTGAAACCGTAGTGGCCGAGCACCAGCAGGGTGACCAGGGTCGCGCCGCCCATGAGCAGCACCGCCTTGACGATCTGCACCCAGGTCGTGCCCTTCATACCGCCGACGACCACATAGACGATCATCAGGATGCCGACGCCGACGATCGTGAGCGCCTTACCCGTCGGCGAGGTGACGCCGAGCAGCAGGCCGACCAGCGCGCCCGCGCCGACCATCTGGGCCAGTAGGTAGAAAATCGACACAGTGATGGTGGAGACACCCGCCGCCGTACGGACCGGGCGAGGGCTCATCCGGAAGGCCAGCACATCGGCCATGGTGAACTTGCCGGAGTTGCGCATCAGCTCGGCGACCAGCAGCAGTGCCACCAGCCAGGCGACCAGGAAGCCGATCGAGTACAGGAAGCCGTCATAGCCCGACAGGGCGATGATCCCGGCGATACCCAGGAAGCTCGCGGCCGACATGTAGTCGCCGCCGATGGCGAGGCCGTTCTGCACACCGCTGAAGGACCGGCCACCGGCGTAGAAGTCGGTGGCGTCCTTGGTGTTGCGGCTGGCCCAGAAGGTGATCCCCAGCGTTCCCGCGACGAAGAGCAGGAACAGGATCGTGGACAGGCTCTGGTGGCTCATTCGGTCTTCCCCTCGACCTTGTGACGGATCTCGTCAGCCAGCGGGTCGAGTTTCTTCTCGGCGAAACGGGAGTAGGCCCAGGCGATCCCGAACGTCGACACGAACTGGAGCAGACCGAAGATCAGCGCCACGTTGATGTTGCCCAGGACCTTCGCGCCCATGAAGTCACGCGCCCAGCCGGAAAGGACGACGTAAAGCAGATACCACGCGAGGAACGCCGCGGTCATCGGGAACGCCCAGGCCCGAAAACGCCTCTTCAACTCCTGGAACTGTTCACCGGCCTGAATCTCTTCATAGACCGATGAGTCATGTTGCCTGGCGGTCACAAGACCTCCCACGAATGTGATCTGGATCACGGACAACGTAAGAGGGGAAGCTACCTTTCGTGGAGACCCGCTCGCGGACTCTTCGCCGAGGCGCCGCCGCGCCGCGTTCAGCTGGACATGGCTTGCGGTGAAAGGTCTGTCTCGCGCGACGAACGGTTCCCGCCGGAGGGTCCCGCGGGGGCGCGCCACCGATTGCCCCGGCCGGCCGGAAGGAACGGTGGGCCCGCCCCGTCAAGAAGACCGAGGCCGCCAATCACCCCGGTCCAGATTGAGGATCTCGGGGGTGTGCAGGCGCACCATCGTACGGGCCACGTTCGGCGGGATGCGCCCCGGCGTCAGCAGCGAGACCACCACCATGACGAGAAAGGCGATCGGCACCGTCCACGCGGCGGGCTGGGCCAGCATGGCACCCGCCAGACCGGCGTAAGGCCCCCCGCCGATCGTCATCAGAACCGCGCCGCAGGCCAGGCCACCGCCGGCGAGCAGTCCGGCCATCGCCCCGGTAGGAGTCAGCCGACGCCACCAGATACCCAGCACCAGCAGCGGACAGAAGGAGGACGCCGCCACCGCGAACGCCAGACCGACGACGTCGGCGACCGGTAGCGAGCGGGCCAGCGCCGCCAGGCCCAGCGGAAC
This window contains:
- a CDS encoding DUF485 domain-containing protein codes for the protein MIQITFVGGLVTARQHDSSVYEEIQAGEQFQELKRRFRAWAFPMTAAFLAWYLLYVVLSGWARDFMGAKVLGNINVALIFGLLQFVSTFGIAWAYSRFAEKKLDPLADEIRHKVEGKTE
- a CDS encoding solute symporter family protein translates to MSHQSLSTILFLLFVAGTLGITFWASRNTKDATDFYAGGRSFSGVQNGLAIGGDYMSAASFLGIAGIIALSGYDGFLYSIGFLVAWLVALLLVAELMRNSGKFTMADVLAFRMSPRPVRTAAGVSTITVSIFYLLAQMVGAGALVGLLLGVTSPTGKALTIVGVGILMIVYVVVGGMKGTTWVQIVKAVLLMGGATLVTLLVLGHYGFNLSGLLGDAAAQSGKGDAFLNAGLKYGTEAQGIAGKIDLISLGLALVLGTAGLPHILIRFYTVPTAREARKSVLWGIGIIGVFYLLTLVLGFGAAALVGGEKILAQDKAGNTAAPMLAEAVGKTIFGDVGGTILLAVIAAVAFATILAVVAGLTLASSSSFAHDLYAHVFKRGNVTDKEEVLVARISAFVIGAVAIGLGILAQGQNVAFLVALAFAVAASGNLPAILYSLFWKRFNTAGAVSAIYGGLVSALLLVVFSPVVSGSATALFPDANFAWFPLSNPGIVSIPLGFLAGFVGARLSKEYSAGKYAEIEVRSLTGIGAEQATSYQPVGEVQRQPGTNPKLEPSTD